The Campylobacter concisus genome contains the following window.
AAAGATAAGCAAGACGCAAAGATCACTTACGAAGAGGGTTTAAATTTAAAAGCGACTTACCAAAATAAGGTAGAAGAGGCGATAAGGGTACTTGAGCACGCTGCTGGCTTAACAGAAGAAGAGGCAAAAGAAGTCGTACTTAAAAAGGTTGAGGAGAAGTCTCGTGCGGATATCGCTCACATCGTTAGAAAATACGAAGAAGAGGCAAAAAGAGAGGCTAAAAAGAGGGTTAATTATATCTTGGCGCAGGCTACGTCAAGATTTGCTGGAGAATTTGCGGCTGAGCGTCTAATAAATGTCGTAAATATCAAAAACGATGAGCTAAAAGGTAGGATCATTGGCAAAGAGGGGCGTAACATCAAGACCCTTGAAATGGTGCTTGGCGTTGATATTATCATCGACGACACGCCTCACGCGATCATACTAAGCAGCTTCAATCTTTACAGACGTGCGATCGCAACAAGAGTGATCGAGCTTTTAGTGGAGGATGGAAGAATTCAGCCAGCAAGGATAGAAGACCTTCACAAAAAAGTGACTGAAGAATTTGAGCAAAGTATACAAGAAGAGGGCGAAAATATCGTCATGGATCTTGGTCTAAATAAAATTCATCCAGAGATAGTAAAACTAATAGGTAAACTTAAATTTAGAGCAAGCTACGGACAAAATGCCTTGGCTCACAGCCTTGAAGTGGCGCATTTGGCTGGCATCATTGCAGCTGAGTGTGGCGGAGATGAGAAACTAGCAAAAAGAGCTGGCATACTTCACGATATCGGCAAGGCATTAACTCACGAATACGAGGGTAGTCACGTTGATCTTGGAGCTGAAATTTGTAAACGCTATAAAGAGCATCCAGTAGTTATCAATGCCATTTATGCCCATCATGGACACGAAGAAGCAACAAGTATAGAAAGTGCGGCTGTTTGCGCAGCTGACGCACTAAGTGCAGCTCGTCCAGGTGCAAGGCGCGAGGTACTTGAGAGCTTCTTAAAGCGTGTCGAAGAGATCGAAAATATCGCAAAAAGTAAAGATGGCATCAAGCAAGCTTATGCGATCAATGCTGGCCGAGAAATTCGTGTCATAGCAAATGCTAAGCTCATAAACGATGATGAAGCCGTGCTTGTAGCAAAAGAGATAGCTCAAGAGATCGAGAGCAAAGTGCAGTATCCTGGTGAGATAAAAGTAAGCGTTATCAGAGAGACTCGCGCTGTTGATTTTGCGAAATAACGGCAAGATAT
Protein-coding sequences here:
- the rny gene encoding ribonuclease Y, which translates into the protein MIEVLIGLGAGVAGVGAGYLYAKKINDANYNIFLEQAKAKAKAIEYEAELTLKNSKISVQEAEFEAKKRYDDKTTKLQKEYASKFDELAKKEKILLNEQELLNESKELFEKDKQDAKITYEEGLNLKATYQNKVEEAIRVLEHAAGLTEEEAKEVVLKKVEEKSRADIAHIVRKYEEEAKREAKKRVNYILAQATSRFAGEFAAERLINVVNIKNDELKGRIIGKEGRNIKTLEMVLGVDIIIDDTPHAIILSSFNLYRRAIATRVIELLVEDGRIQPARIEDLHKKVTEEFEQSIQEEGENIVMDLGLNKIHPEIVKLIGKLKFRASYGQNALAHSLEVAHLAGIIAAECGGDEKLAKRAGILHDIGKALTHEYEGSHVDLGAEICKRYKEHPVVINAIYAHHGHEEATSIESAAVCAADALSAARPGARREVLESFLKRVEEIENIAKSKDGIKQAYAINAGREIRVIANAKLINDDEAVLVAKEIAQEIESKVQYPGEIKVSVIRETRAVDFAK